The genomic stretch AACCCTTAAACATTTTTGGGGTTACGATCAATTTAGAGATGCGCAAGAACAGATTATAGACTCTGTTATTAACAGAAAAGACACCTTAGTTCTTCTTCCCACCGGTGCCGGAAAATCATTATGTTATCAGCTTCCCGCTTTGCTTCAGGAAGGAACTTGTCTTGTCATTTCACCTTTATTGGCATTGATGAAAGATCAGGTCAACCAATTAAAATTCAGAGGAATTGAAGCAGAATATCTTAGTTCGGAATTGGATGAGTTTGATGCCGAAGTCATTTATAACAGATGCAAAGACGGCCTCACAAAATTATTATATGTCTCACCCGAAAGATTAACCAATAAATTATTTATTCAACAAATTGAGGAAATTCAGTTGTCATTTATTGCAGTCGATGAAGCGCACTGTATTTCAGAATGGGGACAAGATTTCAGACCCAGTTATCAGAACATTAAAGATTTCAGAAAAAACAATCCGGAAATTACGTGTCTTGCATTAACCGCAACGGCAACTCCAAAAGTTTTAGATGAAATTAAAAATAAACTGGAACTTAAAGATCCACAGGTATTTCAAAAAAGTTTCAAAAGAGACAATATTAAAATTTTCACCGAAGAGATTTCAGATAAATATCAAAAGGTTTTTAACATCCTTAAATACGCTAAAGAGTCGGGAATCATCTATGTGAGAACCCGAAAAGATGCCGAATTACTCACTGAATTTCTTCACAGACATAAGATTCAGAATGTTGATTATTTCCATGCAGGGTTATCAACAAAAGAAAAAAACGAAAGACAAAATTTCTGGAACAACAGTGATCAAAATGTATTAATCTCAACCAATGCTTTTGGGATGGGAATCGATAAAGATAATGTACGCTTCGTCATTCACTTCTCTCCTTCTCAGTCGATTGAAAATTATTATCAGGAAATAGGGCGTGCCGGAAGAGATGGAAAAAAAAGTTATGCATTCATGCTTTGGAACAAACAGGAGATTTCAAATTTTGATCAAATTCTAAGAAATCAGATTCCAAATAAAGCTGAGTTTCTAAAGATTATCTCTTATTTGTATTCCAAATTTCAGGTGGCTGAATTTGAGCTTCCCGAAAAAGTTTTCCAATTAAATGCTTCAGGAATCCAAAGTTTCACGAAACTTTCAACAGCGAAGATTAAAAACGTTCTGAATTTCCTTCATACCCAGGAAATCATTTTCCACAACAGCAACAAAAGTTTATCGTCACTCGAACTTTTAATTAAGCCTGATGAAATTGATCAGCTTCCCCAGAAAGATGCTTATTTTATCGAACTTCTTTTGCGTTCCGTTTCAGGAATTACAACACACAAAGTGATGTTTAGCGAGCAAAATGTAAGCAATAAAATAGGAGTGAGTATTCATCTGATCAAAGAACGTCTGAAAGAATTACAGCAGAAAAATTATCTTGAATATATTGATGGAGCTTTGGCAAGTGTAAAATTTTTGAAACCACGGGACGAAAGAGCTATCAACAGCCTATATTGGAATCTTTTTGAGCATATTCAGAAAAACAAAATCCAGAAATGGGAAGAGATGAAATTTTTCATCGAGGACAATCAATACTGCAAAATGAAATTGATCCTCTCCTACTTTGGCGAAAAAAACACTAAAAACTGCGGACAATGCACTGTATGCGAAAAAAACAAACAATCTATCTTTGGTAAAAATGTTTCTCTGGAAATCTTGAATGTTTTAAATAAAAAGCCAGCAACTATTGAAGAAATTTCTGTGCAGTTACAATTTCAGACCAAAGAAAATATATTAGAAAATCTTATTTTCTTATTAGATTCCGGAAAAGTAAAAATGCTGAATTTTAGAACGTATGCGTTGACATAAGTAATAAGTAATAACAATTAAAAAATTCATAACTCATAATTTCTAACTTATAACTCAAGAGTTTATCTTTGCATTATGAAATCATTGAAAGTCGTTTTTTTGGGCACTCCGGAGTTTGCAAAGACTGCATTGGAAGCCATTCATCAATCTCATCACGAAGTTGTAGGCGTTGTAACCGTTGCCGATAAAGCAAGCGGACGAGGACAAAAGATCAATCAGTCTCCTGTAAAAATTTATACTTCCGAAAACAATATTCCTGTTTTTCAACCTGAAAAATTGAGAAATCCTGAATTTTTAGAAGAATTAAGAAAATTAGATGCTGATGTTTTTGTAGTAGTCGCTTTCAGAATGATGCCTAAAGTATTGTTTGAAATGCCAAAAATGGGAACTTTCAATCTTCATGCTTCATTGCTTCCAGATTACAGAGGTGCCGCTCCAATTAATTATGCGGTAATTAACGGTGAAGAAAAAACTGGTGCAACCACTTTCTTTATTAACGAAAAAATTGATGAAGGAAATATTTTATTACAGGAAGAAATTCCGGTTTTAGAAAATGAAAATGCAGGAAGTTTGCACGACAGATTAATGGAAATGGGTTCAAAATTGGTGGTAAAAACATTGGATGGACTAGCAGAAAATTCAATCATAGAAAAACCTCAGCCTGAAGTAGAACATCCTAAAAATGCTTTTAAAATCTTCAAAGAAGACACCAGAATCGACTGGACGAAAAATTCAAAAGAAGTTCATCAGTTTATTTTAGGAATGTCGCCTTATCCGGCAGCTTTCACGACTTTAAAAATTGGTGAAGAAGAAAAAGGATTAAAAATATACAACGGAAAATTTGAACTTTCAGATCACGGAAAACCAATCGGAAGTTTAGAAATTTCAAAAAATGAATTTAAAATCTATACAAAAGACGGAATGTATTTCCCTTCAGAATTACAGTTGGAAGGAAAGAAAAGAATGAATGTTAAAGATTTTCTAAACGGATTTAGAAATTTCGACGAAATAAAAATGGCTTGAGAAAATCAAGCCATTTTTTATTGTGAATAGTGAATTTTCTCTGAAGTCAATTAATTTCATTGTCAATTCAAAAACTGCAACAAATTCACTTGCGAAGCAAAATTGACTTTTGACAATTCACATTTTAATATTTCACTTTTAAAGTTGAACCATCTCTGTCACCTCAACATCATAACCTCCAACCTGAGGTTTTACAGTAGGATTTTGAGTGATTACTTTAAATTTATTAATTCCTAAATTTTTCAGAATCTGAGTTCCGATTCCGTAATCTCTGTAATTGAAAGCAGCAGTTGGATGCTTTTGCTGTCCGTCCTGATAATTTAAAAACTGCTGTAATTTTTTTAGTGTATTTTCAGAATTAGATACATTATTAATAAAAATTATCGCTCCTTTTCCTGCTTCATTCACCATTGATGTTACTTTTTCCAACAATGGTTTTTCACCGTTATTTAATCTTGTCAACACATCAAAATAAGAATCAGAAGACTGTACTCTCACCAAAACCGGCTCATCTACAGCCCAGCTCCCTTTTGTTAAAGCAAAGTGGATCTGATCGTTTGAGGTTTCTCTGAAAGCAAAAAAGTCAAATTCACCATAAGCAGTGTTTACTTTTCTTTCTTCCAGTCTTTCGATAAGATTTCCTTTTTTAAGCTGATAATGAATCAGATCTTCAATAGATACGATCTTCATATCATGTTTCTGAGCAAAAGCAAACAATTCCGGCAAACGAGACATCGATCCGTCTTCATTCATAATCTCACAGATCACTCCACCTTCTTTCAAACCTGCAAGACAAGTAAGATCGATTGCTGCTTCGGTGTGGCCCGCTCTTTTCAGAACGCCACCTTTTCTTGCACGAAGAGGGAAAATATGACCCGGACGCATAAAATCTGTAGGCTTAGACTTTTCATTCATCAAAGCTAAAACGGTTTTTGCTCTGTCCTGAGCAGAAATTCCGGTAGAAGTTCCGTCACCTAAAAGGTCTACAGAAACGGTAAATGCAGTCTCTTTAGGATCGCTGCTTCGGCTTACCATTACATCTAATCCTAATTCATCACATCTTTTTTCAGGAAGCGGCATACAAATAAGCCCTCTTCCGTGAACAGCCATAAAATTGATCAGTTCAGGTGTCGTTAGTTCGGCAGCACAAAGAAAATCACCTTCATTTTCTCTGTCTTCATCGTCTACCACTATGATTATTTTACCATTTTTAAGGTCTTCAATGGCCTCAGGAATAGTATTTAATTTAATATCAGACATTTTTACTTTAAATTTTCGCAAAGATACTCATAAAAATAAGCATCAACAATTAATATGAGCGGTTTGTGCGACCGCTTTCGCTTAACTATAAAAGTTGCAGAAGATTTTAACACATGAGTCATATAAGTTTTTAGCCAAAGCTTTGAAATATTGAGAATACATAATTTTCAAAATGTTTGATTTTCATTTTAAACTTAAAAATATCTGCGTCAATCTGTGAAATCTGCGGGATTTAAAATTAAAACAAAGAATCTGTGGCTTTCCTTATAATCTCATACGATTCCAGTCTTTTCTGGTGGTCATAGATATGAGAATTGATCATCAATTCATCCACCTGATATTTTTCCTGAAAGTTTTTAATCTGTTCAGCAATTTCATCTTGATTTCCGATAAAACTAAATTTTAATTTCTGTAAAACCATCGATTTTTCCGTCGCCGACCAAACAGTATCCATATCTTCAATCGGTGCTGGAAAAGGTTTCCTGTCGTTTCTGATAATATTAATGAACGCCTGAAATAAAGTCGTAGAAAGAAAGTGTGCTTCTTCAGAAGTTTCTGCAGCAACACCGTTCACACAAGCCAAAACATAAGGTTTGTCTAAATATTTTGAAGGCTCAAAATGTTCTCTATAAATTTTAAAAGCCATATCCATTTGTTCAGGAGCAAAATGTCCTGCAAAAGCATACGGAAGACCCAATTCTGCAGCCAACCAGGCGCTATCTGTACTAGAACCGAGAATATACATCGGAATATCTAAACCCTCACCCGGAATTGCACGAACCAAAGCATTTGAATTTTCTTTGGAAAAGTATTTCTGCAATTCTAAAATCTGTCTCGGGAATTGCTCATTGATGATTGCCGGATTTCTTCCTAAAGCCTGCGCCGTCAGACCATCTGTTCCCGGAGCTCTTCCCAAACCAAGATCAATTCTTCCCGGGAAAAGTGATTCTAAAGTTCCGAATTGTTCGGCAATAACTAAAGAGCTGTGATTTGGAAGCATAATTCCTCCAGAGCCGACTCTTATTTTTTTTGTTCCGTTGGCGATAAAACCTATCAAAACCGAGGTTGCGGAACTGGCAATGCTTTCCATATTGTGATGTTCGGCAAGCCAGAATCTTTTATAATCTAAATTTTCAGCAAAGTTTGCCAAAGACAGACTGTCCTGAAAAGTATCGTGAATGGTTTTCCCCTGTTTTACGGGAGCCAAATCAAGCACGGATATATTAAAATTTTTCATTTATTAAATTTAACCAAGCAAAGTTAAGGCTAATAAATTGCATTGGTTACTTTTTGTAATTGATGGAATTGATTGGTGTGTTGTGGGAAAAACTATTAGAAGTTGTACAATATTTTTATATTTAAGGTAAAATTTTTACGTAATGATATATTCACAAAATAAAATTGAATTCATTATAAAAGATGGGAGTTCTTCAAACTTTCATGAAGAAATTATTCACAATAAAAATTCAAGAAGATATAAACTTAATTTAACTACGTCCCAATATCACGAAACGAGAATTTTCTGGAACTTATCATCATCAAAATTTAGAGACGATCTTGGATTTGAATTCTATCAATACCAATCATCACGAAACAAATTAAATAACGGACTTTTGGCCGAAACAATTGTTTCATTACTGAATTCCACAAAAATTTTTGGAAATTATTCAGCACAAAAAAATGATTTTTTGAAAATTTGGCTAGAATACAAACATCCTATAATCCACAATAAATCAAGGCCTTATATTGGAGATTTTATTTCATTCATCTATAATAAAGAATGGAAAATAAACAATGGTTATGATCATACTGATTTTGAATATGAAACATTACAGGAAGGTGAAATAATATTATTTTAGCTATTATTTTTCTCCTTCTGATACGTAAAATGATTAATCAAAATCCTAATTTCATTAAATTCAAAATCATTTGGTAACGCAGTTTTCCATTCATTTAAAGTTTCCTTTGGATCTCTGTGAAACATTTCCTTAAACGTTTTAATTTTATCGGAAGTAATCACTCTTGCAATATCCAACAAACCTTGTTCAGCAAATTTCGCCAAATGACCAATCACCGTTTCTTTTACCAAACCTCTTTCCATCGCAATTTCCGAGATCGTTTTCCCCTCTTCAAACAACTGGAAAGTAAGAACCTGAGACGGAACTTTTGCAATTTTCATGCTGACCTCCTTATCATTTTTTTCATCCAGAAGTTTGGTTTCCAGCAAATGAATTTCCTTTAGACTGTTCAGGTATTCTTCAATATCTTCAAGCCAGTTTTTGAGTTCTTCATTGTATTGTTTTAATCCTTTGGCGCCTTTTATTTCAGCATAAAAATCTTTTAGCGGATTAAAAACTTTATCTCTGATTTCTGTAAAAAAGAAATTCACCGCCCCTTTTGATTTGCTTTCAATCTCTGACCAGTCTTCTTTCTTTTCAATAAATAGATTCACTTTCTGGAAAATAATCCGCTCCAGTTTTTCAAAAATCTTACCCAAATTCAAAACATCTCGCTTCAACTGAAGATACAGCTGATTAGATTTTGAACGGTCGATACTTTTGGTAACAATTGAAAGGTTATTCCACTGTTCTACTTCTTTTAAAAACCATTGACAATCTAGCGTACGAAGCAGTTTTCTGATGCTGTAATCGTATTTTTCCTGATTTAAAATACTTTCTACGTTATCATTTGCCTGCGTTTCGCCCTGAAATTTCAGAATACGGTTGTCTTTAAAAATAACTTCTGGAGTAATTTTAGATTTTAAAACAATTCCCTCCAACGTTCGGCAACGTGACAAGGCAACGTAAACCTGACCCGCAGTAAAGCTTTTTCCGGCATCAATAATCACTTTATCAAACGTCAAACCCTGACTTTTGTGAATCGTCACCGCCCAAGCCAATTTTATAGGAAACTGCTCAAAGCTTCCCAACACTTCTTCTTTGATATTTTTATCGGTGTCGAGAGAGTATTTTTTCTGTTCCCAAACTTCCCTTTTTACCGTAATTTCTCTTTCGCTTCCGTCAAGAATGACTTTAATTTCGTTTTCGTCTAGAGAAGAAATTTCGCCTAATTTACCATTGAAATATTTTTTTTCACCTGAAATATCATTTCTGATAAACATGACTTGAGCTCCGACCTTTAATTCTAAAAACTGCTCATTCGGATATTGATTTTCTTTAAACTCACCAAAAAGTTTAGCTTCGTAAGACTTGGGACTTACTTTTATATCTTTCAGTTTTTCTTGATTGATATCGTCTGCCATTTTGTTGTGCGAACAGAGATAAACGTAAGGTTCTTCTCCGGCTTCAAAACCCGGATCATATCTTTCGTTCAGATGATTAAAATCTATATTGGCAACATCGCCGTCACGAATAGCATTTAATATTTCTAAAAATTCCTGATCGGTTTGACGGTACACTTTTGTCAATTCAATCGTCAGTAACGGAATATCTTTAATCGCCAAACTGTCGAAAAAGAAAGGCGAATTGTAAAACATTTTTAAAACATGCTCGTCTCTCACCACCGGTGGAAGCTGATACAAATCTCCGATGAACAACATCTGAACGCCACCAAAACGCTGATTATTTCTACGAATAAATCTCAAAGAAAAATCCATCATATCCAAAACATCGGCACGAAGCATCGAAACCTCATCAATAATCAAAACCTCAACTTCTCTTAAGAGTTTAAGCTTATCTTTTCTATATTTGAAATGCTGCTGAAGATCGATAATATTATTCGCCAAACTACTGTCGATACGGTCTGTGGTCGGCAAAAAAGTACGCAAAGGCAACCCAAACATCGAGTGAATGGTAACTCCGCCAGCATTGATTGCAGCAATTCCGGTGGGCGCTACAACAATGTGCTTTTTTTTCGTTTTCTTTACAAATTCGTTTAGAAATGTGGTCTTCCCCGTTCCTGCTTTTCCTGTAAGAAAAACGCTTCGGCTGGTGTATTCAATTAAGTCAAAAAAATGATTGTTCATCGTCTGCAAAATTACGGAAAATGTGAATAGGCATAAACTTTGATTCGCTTAAAAAAAATAATTTATGAAAAATTCTCTCATTAAATACTCAGCTCTTGCATTAATCAGCGCATTTACAATGACTTCATGCGCCTCCTCAAAGTCTGCTGACAATACGAATTTGCCCATAGATATTCTGGATAGACCTGCTGATGAAAGCAGCAAAAAATATGATGAAGCCAATTTAGATAAATTAAAAAGCATCATCGAATCTGAAATCGCTAAAGAAAAATGCACCACATCTTCAGACTGGGCTTTTGCGCCAATGGGAGCTAAAGCTTGCGGTGGACCCGTCTCATATATTGCTTATCCTAAAAAACTGGAGACTTCAATTCTTACAAGAATTGAAAATTATACCCAGACCATGTCTGAATTTAATAAAAAATACGGCATTACTTCAGATTGTATGATGATTGCAGAACCATCGGGCATAAGATGCCAAGACGAAAAAGCAGTTTTGATTTATTAATAATTTAAATTAGTTTTTTACTGCATGATAAAAAATATTTTAACCGCTAAAGATTCAAAAGAAATAATAACGAAAATAAAATTCAAAAGTTTACAAAATGTAAAAAACCTACATTGTCAATCATTTTTGCAAACTTTTGAATAATTTAAGCCCAGAAAAATCTTTTGAATCTTTTGCGGTTAAAAAGACACTATTTACTAAAAAAGCTCTGAACTAATAGTCAGAGCTTTTTACATTTATTTTTTTGTGACCTTAATCTTTATACCAAGAAGAATATTTCACATAATTATCTGCAATTCTGTTCACTTCACCTTCCAGAAGTACCGCAGAAATATCTTTAATTTTTCTGGCAGGAACACCACCCCAAACCTCACCAGATTTGATATGAGTTCCTTGCGTTACCACAGAACCTGCGCCAACAATAGAGTTTTCTTCAATTGTACAGTCATCCATTACGATAGAACCCATTCCAACTAAAACATTGTCGTGAATTCTGCATCCGTGAACGATTGCGTTGTGACCGATCGAAACATTATTGCCGATTTCCAGAGGAAACCTTTCATACGTACAGTGCAACATGGCATTATCCTGCACATTTACTTTTTCGCCCATCTTGATATAGTTCACATCACCTCTTATTACTGCATTGTACCAAATACTGCAGTTTTGCCCCATCACGACATCACCAATAATAGTTGCGGTCTCTGCCAAAAATGTATTTGCTCCAATTTGCGGTGTCTTTCCTAAAAGTTCTTTTATAAGTGCCATTTAAAATAATTTGAAAATTTGATAATAAGCTAATTTGAAAATTAAATCTGAAATTGCAAATTACAGTGATAGCAAAAATCTAACTCTCAACATCTAGCTTCTAACTTCTAAATCCGTATTTTTGTATTCTCAAATTTAACGAAAAAATGCGTACGATACTTATAGAACCAACAGAAAACCCAAAAGTGATGAAATTTGTTGCTGATTACAACTTGATTCCCGGGTCTTTAGAGTTGGACAGAGATTCAGATATATCAGAAATTCCTTTGGCACAAGAGCTTTTTAATTATCCTTTTGTTGAAAGAGTTTTTATTACCGCCAACTTTGTAGCAATTGCAAAACAGGATACTGTAGAATGGGAACATGTTGTTGACAGTCTGAAAAATGTAATTGAAGACGAGCTTCTGGCAAATCCAAGAATTTACCTTCAGAAGAAAAAAGAAATGATTGAGATTTATGCTGAAATGACTCCGAATCCTAATGCAATGAAATTTGTGGCAAGCAAAATGCTGATGGACGGTTTTGTAGAAGTAAAATCTAGAAACGAAGCTGAAGGAGTTCCTTTGGCTCAGGCTATTTTTACAGAATTTGATTTTGCGAAAGAAGTATTTATTTCAGATAATTTTGTAGCGGTTACCAGAGACAATTCTGTTGAATGGCATCAGGTAATGATGGCAGTTCGTGGTTATATTGCAGAATATCTTCAAAGCGGAGGTATAATTTCAAATATAGAATCTCAAAAACACGAAAATCCTGTAGAAAAGATCATCAACAGAGATTACACCGATGACGAGCAGAAAATTTCAGATATCTTAAATGAATATGTTGCTCCTGCAGTAGAGAACGATGGCGGAAAAATTTCTTTAATGGAATATGATGCTGCCAACAAAACGGCAAAGATGTTGCTACAAGGTGCTTGTTCAGGCTGCCCAAGTTCAACAGCTACCTTAAAAGGCGGAATTGAAAATATTTTAAAACAATTCGTTCCGGAATTAGTAGAAAGAGTGGAAGCCGTAAACGGATAAAAATATTAGTAATAAGTAATAAGTAATTTTAAATACTGCTTATTGCTCATTACCAATTACTCATTACTTATATATATGAAAGGAATATTATTAGTGAATCTCGGTTCACCAAGATCTACCTCTGTACCTGATGTACGAGAATATCTGGATGAATTTTTGATGGACGAAAAGGTGATTGATTACCGATGGTTTTTCCGTGCACTTTTGGTACAGGGAATTATTTTAAATACAAGACCCACAAAATCTGCCGAAGCTTACAAAACAGTTTGGACCGATGAAGGTTCGCCATTGATTGTGATCACTCAGAAAATTCAGAAAAAACTTCAAAAACTCGTTGATGTTCCGGTAGAAATCGGGATGCGATATGCGCAACCAAGTATTGAAGCCGGTATTCAGAAGTTAGTCGATCAAGGAGTTTCTGAGATTGTTCTTTTCCCGTTGTATCCGCAATATGCGATGAGCACAACGGAAACTGTGATTGAAAAAGCAGAAGAAGTAAGAAAGAAGAAATTCCCGGGAATTAAAATCAATTACATTCAGCCTTTTTACAATAGAGAAATTTACATCGACTGTCTTGCAGAAAGCATCAGAGAAAAACTTCCTGAAAATTTTGATGCATTACAGTTTTCGTATCACGGCGTTCCGGAAAGGCACATCTATAAAACAGATCCTACAAACACCTGTAATCTGAATGATTGCTGCTCCAGAGAAAATAATCCGAGTCATCAGTTTTGTTACCGTCATCAATGTTTTGATGTGACCAATTCTGTGATTAAAAAATTAGGTTTGCCTAAAGAAAAAGTGATGGTCACTTTCCAGTCAAGATTAGGGAAAGACAAATGGATGGAACCTTACACTGATGAAACTTTAGAAACCATCGGCAAAAAAGGAATTAAAAACCTTGCAATTGTTTGTCCGGCTTTCGTTTCCGACTGTCTGGAAACTTTGGAAGAGATTTCTGTAGAAGGAAAACATCAGTTTGAGCATGGTGGCGGAGAAAATTTCCACTATATTCCCTGTCTGAACGATGAAGACCGCTGGATTGACGTTGTAAAAACTCTCTGTGAAGAGAAGCTTAATGAGTTTTATCTAGTTTAAATCTTATTTTTAAAAATACAAAAGGACATTTGATAATCAGATGTCCTTTTTCTATTTAATTCCAATAACACCCCCCCAAAAAAAACACTAAAAACCATTAATAAATTAATTTTTTAGAAAATAAGTATAATTTTAATAGGGGTATATTTTATTTTTTAAATATTTTTCATACTTTTACCCTATCAAAAGATAGACATTACCTAAAATTTTTAGAAATAATGGATACAAGTATAGAAATCTTAAAAAAGAAGATTGAAAATTTCACTCCGGAACTTGCAGAGGCATTCATTAGAATTGTTGACAATCTCGATGCAACTGTAAAATCTAATGCTTCGCAGTTTCAGCTTGATGAAGTTTCCAGCAGAATTCAGTTTCACACAGAAAATCCTGCTACGAAACTTGATTTCTTTGAAAACATATCAGAATTAGAAAAAATCTGTGCGTAATGAAAGTTTTACTGTCATCAATTGCAAAAAATGACATTAGAATGCTGATGCGGGTCTTTAATGCGGAGGAGGAAAATAAAGACAAGTATTTTTTGAATGATTTAAAAGAATCGATCAATACTATTTTGAACGATTACGAAAAATTAGATATAAAAACCAGGGAACTTCAGGTTTATAAAACGGAAAATTTCCCGGTACAGATTTATTATTTGTTTGAAGATAATGATAGTCTTTTTATAACGGCAATTTTTAAGGAAAATAATTAAGAATCCTTTTGTATAGAACTTTTTTGACATTATTATATAGTTTAATTTTTCTGTTGATGTCTAGTTATTAAGACATTAAACACTTTCGACAGACCTTCCAAATGTGCAAAATTTGGAAGGTTTTTTATTTTAAAATATAAAATTCCTGTATTATCTCACCGGCGTTCTGAATTCTCCGTATCCTGCCAAACCATCATAATTTCTTCCGAAAGGTTTATAATATAAAAATGCCTGATACAAATTTTCTGTCTGCCAAAAATTACCGTTAACTTCTCCAAGATTCAATGATCCGTTTGCTTCCTTGGAAGCTAAAATATAATTATAAAAACCTTGCTTCATATAAATTTTTGCAATGTATTGTTTAGCGGCTTCATCATAATGCATCTGGAATTCTTTGGTTGCTTTAAAATCATTAAACCCGCCCACGATATACAATTCTTTATCCATCGGGTCAGAATCTAAAGAAAAGTGCACCCAAGCATAATCAGCTTCACGAGCAGCATCTCTTTCTAAGCCTAAATCATTTCTTCGGTAATACCAGGCTCCATTTACATCAGGCTGATATTGATAATTTAAAGGATATGCCCAAACCGGATGAAGATATGTTTGATTTACGCCATCTACAATCCCGGTTT from Chryseobacterium indoltheticum encodes the following:
- the fmt gene encoding methionyl-tRNA formyltransferase; this encodes MKSLKVVFLGTPEFAKTALEAIHQSHHEVVGVVTVADKASGRGQKINQSPVKIYTSENNIPVFQPEKLRNPEFLEELRKLDADVFVVVAFRMMPKVLFEMPKMGTFNLHASLLPDYRGAAPINYAVINGEEKTGATTFFINEKIDEGNILLQEEIPVLENENAGSLHDRLMEMGSKLVVKTLDGLAENSIIEKPQPEVEHPKNAFKIFKEDTRIDWTKNSKEVHQFILGMSPYPAAFTTLKIGEEEKGLKIYNGKFELSDHGKPIGSLEISKNEFKIYTKDGMYFPSELQLEGKKRMNVKDFLNGFRNFDEIKMA
- the ribB gene encoding 3,4-dihydroxy-2-butanone-4-phosphate synthase; this encodes MSDIKLNTIPEAIEDLKNGKIIIVVDDEDRENEGDFLCAAELTTPELINFMAVHGRGLICMPLPEKRCDELGLDVMVSRSSDPKETAFTVSVDLLGDGTSTGISAQDRAKTVLALMNEKSKPTDFMRPGHIFPLRARKGGVLKRAGHTEAAIDLTCLAGLKEGGVICEIMNEDGSMSRLPELFAFAQKHDMKIVSIEDLIHYQLKKGNLIERLEERKVNTAYGEFDFFAFRETSNDQIHFALTKGSWAVDEPVLVRVQSSDSYFDVLTRLNNGEKPLLEKVTSMVNEAGKGAIIFINNVSNSENTLKKLQQFLNYQDGQQKHPTAAFNYRDYGIGTQILKNLGINKFKVITQNPTVKPQVGGYDVEVTEMVQL
- a CDS encoding helix-turn-helix domain-containing protein; its protein translation is MNNHFFDLIEYTSRSVFLTGKAGTGKTTFLNEFVKKTKKKHIVVAPTGIAAINAGGVTIHSMFGLPLRTFLPTTDRIDSSLANNIIDLQQHFKYRKDKLKLLREVEVLIIDEVSMLRADVLDMMDFSLRFIRRNNQRFGGVQMLFIGDLYQLPPVVRDEHVLKMFYNSPFFFDSLAIKDIPLLTIELTKVYRQTDQEFLEILNAIRDGDVANIDFNHLNERYDPGFEAGEEPYVYLCSHNKMADDINQEKLKDIKVSPKSYEAKLFGEFKENQYPNEQFLELKVGAQVMFIRNDISGEKKYFNGKLGEISSLDENEIKVILDGSEREITVKREVWEQKKYSLDTDKNIKEEVLGSFEQFPIKLAWAVTIHKSQGLTFDKVIIDAGKSFTAGQVYVALSRCRTLEGIVLKSKITPEVIFKDNRILKFQGETQANDNVESILNQEKYDYSIRKLLRTLDCQWFLKEVEQWNNLSIVTKSIDRSKSNQLYLQLKRDVLNLGKIFEKLERIIFQKVNLFIEKKEDWSEIESKSKGAVNFFFTEIRDKVFNPLKDFYAEIKGAKGLKQYNEELKNWLEDIEEYLNSLKEIHLLETKLLDEKNDKEVSMKIAKVPSQVLTFQLFEEGKTISEIAMERGLVKETVIGHLAKFAEQGLLDIARVITSDKIKTFKEMFHRDPKETLNEWKTALPNDFEFNEIRILINHFTYQKEKNNS
- a CDS encoding LLM class flavin-dependent oxidoreductase encodes the protein MKNFNISVLDLAPVKQGKTIHDTFQDSLSLANFAENLDYKRFWLAEHHNMESIASSATSVLIGFIANGTKKIRVGSGGIMLPNHSSLVIAEQFGTLESLFPGRIDLGLGRAPGTDGLTAQALGRNPAIINEQFPRQILELQKYFSKENSNALVRAIPGEGLDIPMYILGSSTDSAWLAAELGLPYAFAGHFAPEQMDMAFKIYREHFEPSKYLDKPYVLACVNGVAAETSEEAHFLSTTLFQAFINIIRNDRKPFPAPIEDMDTVWSATEKSMVLQKLKFSFIGNQDEIAEQIKNFQEKYQVDELMINSHIYDHQKRLESYEIIRKATDSLF
- a CDS encoding RecQ family ATP-dependent DNA helicase, whose protein sequence is MISSQDFNELKNKTLKHFWGYDQFRDAQEQIIDSVINRKDTLVLLPTGAGKSLCYQLPALLQEGTCLVISPLLALMKDQVNQLKFRGIEAEYLSSELDEFDAEVIYNRCKDGLTKLLYVSPERLTNKLFIQQIEEIQLSFIAVDEAHCISEWGQDFRPSYQNIKDFRKNNPEITCLALTATATPKVLDEIKNKLELKDPQVFQKSFKRDNIKIFTEEISDKYQKVFNILKYAKESGIIYVRTRKDAELLTEFLHRHKIQNVDYFHAGLSTKEKNERQNFWNNSDQNVLISTNAFGMGIDKDNVRFVIHFSPSQSIENYYQEIGRAGRDGKKSYAFMLWNKQEISNFDQILRNQIPNKAEFLKIISYLYSKFQVAEFELPEKVFQLNASGIQSFTKLSTAKIKNVLNFLHTQEIIFHNSNKSLSSLELLIKPDEIDQLPQKDAYFIELLLRSVSGITTHKVMFSEQNVSNKIGVSIHLIKERLKELQQKNYLEYIDGALASVKFLKPRDERAINSLYWNLFEHIQKNKIQKWEEMKFFIEDNQYCKMKLILSYFGEKNTKNCGQCTVCEKNKQSIFGKNVSLEILNVLNKKPATIEEISVQLQFQTKENILENLIFLLDSGKVKMLNFRTYALT
- a CDS encoding gamma carbonic anhydrase family protein, with protein sequence MALIKELLGKTPQIGANTFLAETATIIGDVVMGQNCSIWYNAVIRGDVNYIKMGEKVNVQDNAMLHCTYERFPLEIGNNVSIGHNAIVHGCRIHDNVLVGMGSIVMDDCTIEENSIVGAGSVVTQGTHIKSGEVWGGVPARKIKDISAVLLEGEVNRIADNYVKYSSWYKD